One genomic region from Sander lucioperca isolate FBNREF2018 chromosome 3, SLUC_FBN_1.2, whole genome shotgun sequence encodes:
- the LOC116041207 gene encoding APC membrane recruitment protein 1-like, protein MGAMANKNRKKIAKYKAAAAAQKGKELQMIAALRDDSSSKASPVLARQVQGNGGLTELRAGDIRVTWKDGNTSCLYPDTAAQKDNQEENQNQEENQEENQEEKQEENQEQESAVKHKRGQTTSITIL, encoded by the exons ATGGGAGCCATGGCCAACAA GAACAGAAAGAAGATTGCTAAGTACaaggcagcagctgctgctcagAAAGGCAAGGAGCTGCAGATGATTGCAGCGCTCCGAGATGACAGCAGCAGCAAAGCATCACCGGTGCTCGCCAGGCAGGTACAGGGGAATGGGGGCCTGACGGAGCTCAGAGCAGGAGACATCAGGGTCACATGGAAGGATGGCAACACCTCCTGCCTGTACCCCGACACTGCAGCACAGAAGGACAACCAGGAGGAGAACCAGAAccaggaggagaaccaggaggagaaccaggaggagaaacaggaggagaaccaggagcaGGAGTCAGCTGTCAAGCACAAACGTGGTCAAACTACAAGCATCACCATACTGTAA